The following proteins are encoded in a genomic region of Nicotiana sylvestris chromosome 4, ASM39365v2, whole genome shotgun sequence:
- the LOC104239907 gene encoding transcription factor bHLH49-like isoform X2: MDMVSKDDAESEKRCEDALSFQSPNMSSDWQLSGSNLTNASVGMVSNSNPMVDSFCASVWDHPISSSNLGLCDTNIQTIHCTTNADRLRTNVNRMLAMSWTQPNAMSLKGDMFVPPTPGMLPQSLSQFPADSGFIERAARFSCFSGGKVGDMMNPFTIPSSPNTYHNALALHRPQEVFASNILQSPSAAISQKQHVGNAVEGSEDVSLPLEHGATDRSPIKHEKNESFARSLDEAKECVGISGNESDEAECSGHQEEVEGKDSSARGLGSKKRKRSGQDTELDHTKGAQQPPAEPTKDQTEIQKGEQNRLGGKNSKQGSQSADPPKEEYIHIRAKRGQATNSHSLAERLRREKISERMKYLQDLVPGCNKVTGKAVMLDEIINYVQSLQRQVEFLSVKLATIDPRLDFNIDGLLAKDILHSRAVPSSSLAFAPDMTMSYHSLQQLPTPLLQSGLPGLGNSTNALLRSIYPHLSATSGGYKESSSQLPNIWDDELHNVVEMGLSTSAPLHSQNLSGPLPSGQMKEES; encoded by the exons ATGGATATGGTTAGCAAGGATGATGCTGAGTCAGAAAAGAGGTGTGAGGATGCTTTGAGCTTCCAATCACCAAATATGTCATCGGATTGGCAATTAAGTGGCAGCAATTTGACAAATGCATCCGTCGGGATGGTTTCGAATAGCAATCCAATGGTAGATTCGTTCTGTGCTAGTGTTTGGGATCATCCGATCAGTTCGTCAAACTTAGGCTTATGTGATACTAATATTCAAACGATTCATTGCACTACAAATGCAGACCGTCTGAGAACTAATGTTAATAGAATGCTTGCTATGAGTTGGACTCAACCAAATGCAATGTCGTTGAAAGGGGACATGTTTGTACCCCCTACTCCTGGTATGCTTCCTCAGAGCTTATCTCAGTTTCCAGCTGATTCAGGTTTTATTGAGAGAGCTGCAAGATTTTCATGCTTCAGCGGAGGAAAAGTTGGTGATATGATGAACCCTTTTACCATCCCTAGTTCTCCTAATACGTATCATAATGCACTGGCCTTGCATCGGCCGCAAGAGGTTTTCGCTAGTAACATATTACAGTCACCTTCTGCTGCAATCAGTCAGAAGCAGCACGTAGGAAACGCGGTTGAAGGTTCTGAGGATGTTTCTTTACCTCTTGAACATGGGGCCACAGATAGAAGCCCCATCAAGCATGAGAAAAATGAAAGCTTTGCTAGGTCTCTGGATGAAGCAAAGGAATGTGTTGGCATCTCCGGAAATGAGTCTGATGAGGCTGAATGTAGCGGCCATCAAGAAGAAGTGGAGGGTAAGGATTCTTCTGCTAGGGGCCTTGGctcaaagaaaaggaaaagaagcgGTCAG GATACAGAACTTGATCACACGAAGGGAGCACAACAACCACCAGCTGAACCGACAAAAGATCAAACAGAAATTCAGAAGGGAGAGCAAAACAGGCTTGGTGGAAAGAATAGTAAACAGGGGTCTCAATCGGCGGATCCACCTAAAGAAGAATACATACACATTCGAGCTAAAAGAGGCCAGGCAACAAATAGCCATAGTCTTGCAGAAAGA CTAAGGAGGGAGAAGATCAGTGAACGGATGAAATATCTTCAGGATCTTGTACCTGGTTGCAACAAG GTCACTGGGAAAGCAGTGATGCTGGATGAAATCATTAATTATGTACAATCTCTTCAAAGACAGGTGGAG TTCCTCTCAGTGAAGCTTGCAACGATAGACCCGCGGCTGGATTTTAATATTGATGGGCTCCTTGCAAAAGAT ATTCTCCATTCACGAGCGGTTCCTTCTTCGTCACTTGCTTTTGCTCCTGATATGACAATGTCATATCACTCCTTGCAACAACTGCCAACCCCCCTACTTCAGTCAGGTCTTCCTGGTTTAGGAAACTCTACCAATGCACTTCTTAGGTCGATCTATCCCCATTTATCCGCAACTAGTGGTGGCTACAAAGAGTCCTCATCTCAG TTACCCAATATATGGGATGATGAGCTACATAATGTTGTCGAGATGGGTCTCAGTACAAGTGCGCCCCTCCATAGTCAAAATTTAAGTG GTCCTTTGCCATCAGGCCAGATGAAAGAAGAATCTTGA
- the LOC104239907 gene encoding transcription factor bHLH49-like isoform X1, whose product MRMDMVSKDDAESEKRCEDALSFQSPNMSSDWQLSGSNLTNASVGMVSNSNPMVDSFCASVWDHPISSSNLGLCDTNIQTIHCTTNADRLRTNVNRMLAMSWTQPNAMSLKGDMFVPPTPGMLPQSLSQFPADSGFIERAARFSCFSGGKVGDMMNPFTIPSSPNTYHNALALHRPQEVFASNILQSPSAAISQKQHVGNAVEGSEDVSLPLEHGATDRSPIKHEKNESFARSLDEAKECVGISGNESDEAECSGHQEEVEGKDSSARGLGSKKRKRSGQDTELDHTKGAQQPPAEPTKDQTEIQKGEQNRLGGKNSKQGSQSADPPKEEYIHIRAKRGQATNSHSLAERLRREKISERMKYLQDLVPGCNKVTGKAVMLDEIINYVQSLQRQVEFLSVKLATIDPRLDFNIDGLLAKDILHSRAVPSSSLAFAPDMTMSYHSLQQLPTPLLQSGLPGLGNSTNALLRSIYPHLSATSGGYKESSSQLPNIWDDELHNVVEMGLSTSAPLHSQNLSGPLPSGQMKEES is encoded by the exons ATGAG GATGGATATGGTTAGCAAGGATGATGCTGAGTCAGAAAAGAGGTGTGAGGATGCTTTGAGCTTCCAATCACCAAATATGTCATCGGATTGGCAATTAAGTGGCAGCAATTTGACAAATGCATCCGTCGGGATGGTTTCGAATAGCAATCCAATGGTAGATTCGTTCTGTGCTAGTGTTTGGGATCATCCGATCAGTTCGTCAAACTTAGGCTTATGTGATACTAATATTCAAACGATTCATTGCACTACAAATGCAGACCGTCTGAGAACTAATGTTAATAGAATGCTTGCTATGAGTTGGACTCAACCAAATGCAATGTCGTTGAAAGGGGACATGTTTGTACCCCCTACTCCTGGTATGCTTCCTCAGAGCTTATCTCAGTTTCCAGCTGATTCAGGTTTTATTGAGAGAGCTGCAAGATTTTCATGCTTCAGCGGAGGAAAAGTTGGTGATATGATGAACCCTTTTACCATCCCTAGTTCTCCTAATACGTATCATAATGCACTGGCCTTGCATCGGCCGCAAGAGGTTTTCGCTAGTAACATATTACAGTCACCTTCTGCTGCAATCAGTCAGAAGCAGCACGTAGGAAACGCGGTTGAAGGTTCTGAGGATGTTTCTTTACCTCTTGAACATGGGGCCACAGATAGAAGCCCCATCAAGCATGAGAAAAATGAAAGCTTTGCTAGGTCTCTGGATGAAGCAAAGGAATGTGTTGGCATCTCCGGAAATGAGTCTGATGAGGCTGAATGTAGCGGCCATCAAGAAGAAGTGGAGGGTAAGGATTCTTCTGCTAGGGGCCTTGGctcaaagaaaaggaaaagaagcgGTCAG GATACAGAACTTGATCACACGAAGGGAGCACAACAACCACCAGCTGAACCGACAAAAGATCAAACAGAAATTCAGAAGGGAGAGCAAAACAGGCTTGGTGGAAAGAATAGTAAACAGGGGTCTCAATCGGCGGATCCACCTAAAGAAGAATACATACACATTCGAGCTAAAAGAGGCCAGGCAACAAATAGCCATAGTCTTGCAGAAAGA CTAAGGAGGGAGAAGATCAGTGAACGGATGAAATATCTTCAGGATCTTGTACCTGGTTGCAACAAG GTCACTGGGAAAGCAGTGATGCTGGATGAAATCATTAATTATGTACAATCTCTTCAAAGACAGGTGGAG TTCCTCTCAGTGAAGCTTGCAACGATAGACCCGCGGCTGGATTTTAATATTGATGGGCTCCTTGCAAAAGAT ATTCTCCATTCACGAGCGGTTCCTTCTTCGTCACTTGCTTTTGCTCCTGATATGACAATGTCATATCACTCCTTGCAACAACTGCCAACCCCCCTACTTCAGTCAGGTCTTCCTGGTTTAGGAAACTCTACCAATGCACTTCTTAGGTCGATCTATCCCCATTTATCCGCAACTAGTGGTGGCTACAAAGAGTCCTCATCTCAG TTACCCAATATATGGGATGATGAGCTACATAATGTTGTCGAGATGGGTCTCAGTACAAGTGCGCCCCTCCATAGTCAAAATTTAAGTG GTCCTTTGCCATCAGGCCAGATGAAAGAAGAATCTTGA
- the LOC138889532 gene encoding uncharacterized protein produces the protein MADNKVDQLPHNRPLFLRDSDIPGTSLISLKLTRPENYALWSRAMNVALLVKNKLGDESRPYADHLERQRLLQFLMGLNESYSQIRSNILQRRPVLIVNQAYSAALQEESQIALRVVETNKDP, from the exons ATGGCGGACAACAAGGTCGATCAATTACCTCATAATCGTCCACTTTTCCTTCGAGATTCTGACATACCTGGAACATCACTGATATCGCTAAAGCTCACAAGGCCAGAGAACTATGCACTGTGGAGTAGGGCGATGAACGTGGCACTCTTGGTGAAGAACAAGCTAGG TGATGAATCAAGGCCATATGCCGATCACTTGGAGAGACAGAGGTTATTGCAGTTCCTTATGGGACTGAATGAGAGTTATAGCCAGATAAGAAGCAATATTCTTCAAAGGAGGCCAGTACTCATTGTAAATCAAGCATATTCAGCTGCATTACAAGAGGAAAGTCAAATAGCATTAAGAGTAGTTGAGACAAATAAGGATCCTTGA